The Amycolatopsis sp. QT-25 genomic sequence CCAGCACCGTGCCCGCCGGGATCAGCCCGGTGCGGTCACTTCGTGCCACCGAGGCGACCCTCGCTCCTCCCGCGGTGAGATCCATACCCCCCGCCCTCCCTCTCCTACTTGACCAGCAACGGAAAAACGTGCTGCGTGGCGCCGGACGGCCCGCGCAGGGAAACGGTGATCTCCCACTGCCCCGACATCGGCAGCAGGACGTCGCCGGTGCGGAACCTCCCCGGTGCTTCCGCGATCGCGGGCGACGGGGGGAGCGCGTGGCCCATCTGCGGCATCACCGGTTCGAGGGTGACGACGTCCGGGGTGGCACCGGTGACGGTCAGTGTGAAGACATTCCCGCCCTGATGCGGATCTTCCACCGACAGCTGCACGGTGTAGGGACCCTGGGTGGAGCGCTGGACCTGTGCGCCACCGCTGCTCGGCCAGACCAGCCAAGCCACGATCGCCACCACGAGCACCGCGACCACGGGGATCAGCGGAACGGGCCTACGTCTGTCCACTGTGGAACTCACCGTGGTGCTCCGTCCGCCGGGACCTCGATCCGCAGGGGCACGGTCAGCACCGTGTAGTCGCGCTCGGCCTGCAACCAG encodes the following:
- a CDS encoding FixH family protein, whose translation is MSSTVDRRRPVPLIPVVAVLVVAIVAWLVWPSSGGAQVQRSTQGPYTVQLSVEDPHQGGNVFTLTVTGATPDVVTLEPVMPQMGHALPPSPAIAEAPGRFRTGDVLLPMSGQWEITVSLRGPSGATQHVFPLLVK